A genomic region of Bombus terrestris chromosome 12, iyBomTerr1.2, whole genome shotgun sequence contains the following coding sequences:
- the LOC100647747 gene encoding uncharacterized protein LOC100647747 isoform X1 → MEDSGIDSDPKTTSHTEDERLFLGSDSSCSSNQTQTSQHNSTTKQLQRKLEARIEQAKRIQRNSDYVKLPKYDKGCGSGSSAAGLISIQRLPVPNKNKEHLPLVEYWHSDSESEEELTLFSTIKSKDSSKHKQDLTDTFSIEEMSEESEDSLNLGPAQSSPELKFMKSYKCTGDCFHCQCHIL, encoded by the exons atGGAAGATAGTGGAATTGACAGTGATCCAAAAACCACTAGTCATACAGAAGATGAAAGACTTTTCTTG ggAAGCGATAGCAGTTGTAGCAGCAATCAGACACAGACATCACAGCATAATTCTACTACTAAACAATTGCAAAGAAAGCTTG AAGCACGAATTGAACAAGCTAAACGTATTCAGCGTAATTCAGATTATGTGAAGTTGCCAAAATATGATAAGGGATGCGGAAGTGGTAGTAGTGCTGCTGGTCTGATTTCTATTCAAAGACTTCCTGTACCAAATAAGAATAAAGAACATCTTCCTCTTGTTGAATATTGGCATAGTGATAGTGAAAG tgAAGAGGAACTGACTCTTTTTTCAACAATTAAATCGAAAGATTCCTCCAAGCATAAGCAAGATCTAACTGATACATTTAgcattgaagaaatgagtgaaGAAAGTGAAGATTCTTTAAACTTAGGACCTGCACAATCATCTCCGGAGCTCAAATTTATGAAATCTTATAAATGTACTGGTGATTGCTTTCATTGTCAGTGTCACATATTATAA
- the LOC100647747 gene encoding uncharacterized protein LOC100647747 isoform X2 — translation MEDSGIDSDPKTTSHTEDERLFLGSDSSCSSNQTQTSQHNSTTKQLQRKLARIEQAKRIQRNSDYVKLPKYDKGCGSGSSAAGLISIQRLPVPNKNKEHLPLVEYWHSDSESEEELTLFSTIKSKDSSKHKQDLTDTFSIEEMSEESEDSLNLGPAQSSPELKFMKSYKCTGDCFHCQCHIL, via the exons atGGAAGATAGTGGAATTGACAGTGATCCAAAAACCACTAGTCATACAGAAGATGAAAGACTTTTCTTG ggAAGCGATAGCAGTTGTAGCAGCAATCAGACACAGACATCACAGCATAATTCTACTACTAAACAATTGCAAAGAAAGCTTG CACGAATTGAACAAGCTAAACGTATTCAGCGTAATTCAGATTATGTGAAGTTGCCAAAATATGATAAGGGATGCGGAAGTGGTAGTAGTGCTGCTGGTCTGATTTCTATTCAAAGACTTCCTGTACCAAATAAGAATAAAGAACATCTTCCTCTTGTTGAATATTGGCATAGTGATAGTGAAAG tgAAGAGGAACTGACTCTTTTTTCAACAATTAAATCGAAAGATTCCTCCAAGCATAAGCAAGATCTAACTGATACATTTAgcattgaagaaatgagtgaaGAAAGTGAAGATTCTTTAAACTTAGGACCTGCACAATCATCTCCGGAGCTCAAATTTATGAAATCTTATAAATGTACTGGTGATTGCTTTCATTGTCAGTGTCACATATTATAA